The proteins below come from a single Oncorhynchus tshawytscha isolate Ot180627B linkage group LG22, Otsh_v2.0, whole genome shotgun sequence genomic window:
- the LOC112221784 gene encoding probable phospholipid-transporting ATPase IIA, producing MTDNIPLQPVRHKKRHDNKNRNGCCPWSRCCGMGDFRPRTVWLGHPEKREQRYPRNVINNQKYNFFTFLPGVLFNQFKYFFNLYFLLLACSQFVNELRLGALYTYWVPLGFVLIITIVREAVEEIRCYCRDKEVNSQIYSKLSTRGTVKVKSSGIQVGDLIIVEKNQRVPADMIFLRTSERNGSCFLRTDQLDGETDWKLRLPVACTQRLPTAADLLQIRSYVYAEEPNIDIHNFIGTFTREDGDPPVNESLSIENTLWASTVIASGTVVGVVIYTGKELRSVMNTSNPRHKVGLFDLEVNCLTKILFGALVVVSLVMVALQHFAGRWYLQIFRFLLLFSNIVPISLRVNLDMGKMVFSWMIRRDSKIPGTVVRASTIPEQLGRISYLLTDKTGTLTQNEMVFRRLHLGTVAYGMDSMDEVQSHVFSAYTQPSHDAPASRAPAATKVRKTISSRVHEAVKAIALVHCVTPVYEANGVTDQAEAEQHYEDTCRVYQAASPDEVSLVQWTESVGLTLVGRDHNSMQLRTPSGQILNFTILQIFPFTYESKRMGIIVRDESTGEISFYMKGADVVMAGIVQYNDWLEEECGNMAREGLRVLVVSKKSLTEEQYQDFEARYIQAKLSVHDRSLKVATVIESLEMEMELLCLTGVEDQLQADVRPTLEILRNAGIKVWMLTGDKLETATCTAKNAHLVTRNQDIHIFRSVTTRGEAHLELNAFRRKHDCALVISGDSLEVCLKFYEYEFMELACQCPAVVCCRCAPTQKAQIVRLLQERTGKLTCAVGDGGNDVSMIQEADCGVGVEGKEGKQASLAADFSVTQFKHLGRLLMVHGRNSYKRSAGLSQFVIHRSLCISTMQAVFSSVFYFASVPLYQGFLIIGYSTIYTMFPVFSLVLDKDVKSEVAMLYPELYKDLLKGRPLSFKTFLIWVLISIYQGSIIMYGALLLFESEFVHIVAISFTSLILTELLMVALTIQTWHWLMIVAELLSLACYIASLVFLHEFIDVYFIATLSFLWKVTVITLVSCLPLYILKYLRRRFSPPNYSKLTS from the exons GTGCTGCCCGTGGTCGAGGTGCTGCGGCATGGGGGACTTCCGGCCGAGGACAGTGTGGCTGGGCCACCCAGAGAAGAGGGAGCAGAGGTACCCCCGGAATGTCATTAACAACCAGAAGTACAACTTCTTCACCTTCCTCCCAGGG gtgctgtttaatcagttcaAGTACTTCTTCAACTTGTACTTTCTGCTCCTGGCGTGCTCTCAGTTTGTCAATGAGCTCAGGCTAGGTGCTCTGTACACCTACTGGGTTCCTTTG GGATTTGTTTTGATCATAACCATCGTGAGAGAAGCAGTTGAGGAGATCCGATGTTATTGTCGAGACAAAGAAGTGAATTCACAGATCTACAGCAAGCTCTCAACAAGAG GCACTGTGAAGGTGAAAAGTAGTGGCATTCAAGTTGGAGACCTCATAATCGTGGAAAAG AACCAGCGAGTTCCTGCTGACATGATCTTCTTAAGGACCTCTGAAAGAAACG GCTCCTGCTTCTTGCGTACTGACCAGCTGGATGGAGAGACTGACTGGAAACTACGCCTCCCAGTGGCCTGCACTCAGAGACTGCCCACTGCTGCT GACCTTCTCCAGATCAGATCCTATGTGTATGCGGAGGAACCGAACATTGACATCCACAACTTTATTGGCACTTTCACCAGG GAGGATGGAGACCCTCCAGTCAACGAGAGTCTCAGTATTGAGAATACCCTGTGGGCCAGCACTGTCATCGCCTCTG GCACTGTGGTGGGAGTTGTTATCTACACAGGCAAGGAGCTCCGGAGTGTGATGAACACCTCAAACCCAAGACACAAG GTTGGCCTCTTTGACCTGGAAGTGAACTGTTTGACCAAGATTCTGTTTGGGGCTCTGGTGGTGGTGTCTCTGGTCATGGTGGCCCTCCAACACTTTGCCGGCCGTTGGTATCTGCAGATCTTCCGCTTCCTACTGCTTTTCTCCAACATCGTCCCAATCAG CTTGCGTGTGAACCTGGACATGGGCAAGATGGTGTTCAGCTGGATGATCAGAAGAGACTCTAAGATCCCAGGTACGGTGGTCCGGGCCAGCACTATACCTGAACAACTGGGACGCATCTCCTATCTGCTCACTGACAAAACAG GAACTCTCACCCAGAATGAGATGGTGTTTCGTCGCCTCCATCTTGGAACGGTGGCCTATGGAATGGACTCCATGGACGAGGTGCAGAGCCACGTGTTCAGTGCCTACACACAG CCCTCTCACGACGCCCCAGCATCCAGAGCTCCGGCGGCTACTAAGGTTCGTAAGACCATCAGCAGCCGTGTGCATGAGGCGGTGAAGGCCATCGCCCTGGTGCACTGTGTGACGCCCGTGTACGAGGCCAACGGCGTGACGGACCAGGCCGAGGCAGAGCAGCACTATGAGGACACCTGTAGGGTTTACCAGGCCGCCAGCCCAGACGAG GTGTCGCTGGTGCAGTGGACTGAGAGTGTTGGACTGACCCTGGTTGGACGGGACCACAACTCCATGCAGCTGAGGACTCCTAGTGGACAGATCCTGAACTTCACCATCCTGCAGATATTCCCCTTCACCTATGAGAGCAAGCGGATGGGAATCATAGTTCGA GATGAGTCTACAGGAGAGATTAGCTTCTACATGAAGGGTGCAGATGTGGTGATGGCTGGCATCGTCCAGTATAACGACTGGCTGGAAGAAGAG TGTGGGAATATGGCCAGGGAAGGTCTGAGGGTCTTGGTCGTTTCCAAGAAGTCTCTAACAGAGGAACAGTACCAAGACTTTGAG GCCCGATACATCCAGGCCAAGCTGAGTGTGCACGATCGGTCTCTGAAGGTTGCCACGGTGATCGAGAgcctggagatggagatggagctgCTGTGTCTGACGGGGGTAGAAGACCAGCTTCAGGCTGATGTACGGCCCACCCTGGAGATCCTACGCAATGCAGGCATCAAG GTGTGGATGTTAACTGGAGATAAGCTGGAAACAGCCACGTGCACAGCTAAGAACGCCCATCTGGTGACCCGCAACCAGGACATCCACATCTTTAGATCG GTGACGACGCGAGGAGAGGCCCACCTGGAGCTCAACGCTTTCCGGAGGAAACACGACTGTGCCCTGGTCATATCAGGGGACTCACTGGAG GTGTGTCTGAAGTTCTATGAGTACGAGTTTATGGAGCTGGCGTGTCAATGTCCTGCTGTGGTGTGTTGCCGCTGCGCTCCAACCCAGAAGGCCCAGATAGTCCGGCTGCTGCAGGAGCGCACAGGCAAACTCACCTGTGCTGTAG GGGACGGAGGAAACGATGTCAGCATGATCCAGGAAGCCGACTGTGGCGTGGGAGTGGAGGGCAAA GAAGGGAAGCAGGCATCGCTGGCTGCAGACTTCTCTGTGACTCAGTTCAAGCACTTGGGCCGACTCCTCATGGTCCACGGGCGGAACAGCTACAAAAGGTCTGCCGGCCTCTCCCAGTTCGTCATCCACCGGAGCCTGTGCATCAGCACCATGCAG GCTGTGTTCTCCTCTGTCTTCTACTTTgcctctgtccccctctaccaAGGATTCCTCATTATTGG CTACTCCACCATCTACACCATGTTCCCTGTGTTCTCCCTCGTGTTGGATAAAGATGTGAAGTCAGAAGTAGCCATGCTCTATCCCGAGTTATATAAGGATCTCCTGAAG GGTCGACCTCTGTCCTTTAAGACATTTCTGATATGGGTCCTAATAAGTATTTATCAAG GCAGTATCATTATGTATGGGGCGTTGCTGCTGTTTGAGTCAGAGTTTGTTCACATCGTAGCCATCTCCTTCACCTCGCTGATCCTCACGGAGCTGCTGATGGTGGCGCTCACCATCCAGACATGGCACTGGCTCATGATCGTAGCCGAGCTGCTCAGTCTGGCCTGCTACATCGCCTCGCTCGTCTTCCTGCACGAGTTCATAG ATGTATATTTCATCGCCACGCTGTCGTTCCTGTGGAAGGTGACGGTCATCACCCTGGTGAGCTGTCTGCCCCTCTACATCCTCAAGTATCTGCGCAGACGCTTCTCACCACCAAACTACTCAAAGCTCACCTCCTAG